A stretch of the Labeo rohita strain BAU-BD-2019 unplaced genomic scaffold, IGBB_LRoh.1.0 scaffold_279, whole genome shotgun sequence genome encodes the following:
- the LOC127160030 gene encoding CD276 antigen homolog codes for MIIGWCFICVFAVLINKVCLQVPVEAVIGGSVVLLCSSTKPDLKLQDTDVYWRHNDSEIVCDIIKGQDLVTTQNQQYKNRVKTFPDEYNRGNFSIKLINLTHTDAGEFICLISQSSDSNQETVQLIIKESTVEKGKNDTEKENQGPDWTKILLICLFTVLTIIVSIIVYFKCCRKKKSSLI; via the exons ATGATCATCGG TTGGTGCTTCAtctgtgtgtttgcagtgcTGATAAATAAAG tgtgtCTGCAGGTCCCAGTAGAGGCTGTTATTGGTGGTTCTGTTGTCCTGCTGTGTTCTTCAACTAAACCTGATCTTAAACTTCAAGATACTGATGTGTACTGGAGACACAATGACAGTGAGATTGTGTGTGATATAATTAAGGGTCAAGATTTAGTCACAACACAGAACCAGCAGTACAAGAACAGAGTTAAAACTTTCCCTGATGAGTATAACAGAGGAAACTTCTCCATCAAACTCATCAATCTCACTCACACAGATGCAGGAGAGTTCATCTGCCTCATCTCACAATCATCTGATTCAAATCAGGAGACTGTACAGCTGATCATCAAGG aaTCAACAgtagaaaaaggaaaaaatgacactgaaaaagaaaaccaaGGGCCAGACTGGACAAAGATATTGTTGATCTGTTTATTCACTGTATTAACTATAATTGTGTCTATAATAGTGTATTTCAAgtgttgcagaaaaaaaaagagctctCTCATATAG
- the LOC127160031 gene encoding V-set domain-containing T-cell activation inhibitor 1 codes for MIIGWCFICVFAVLINKVCLQVTVEAVIGGSVVLLCSSTKPDLKLQDTDVHWRHNDSEIVYDIVKGQDSVTLQHRQYKNRVKTFPDGYNRGNFSIKLINLTHTDAGEFSCFIIHSSDSDQEIVHLIIKGV; via the exons ATGATCATCGG TTGGTGCTTCATCTGTGTATTTGCAGTGCTGATAAATAAAG tgtgtCTGCAGGTCACAGTAGAGGCCGTTATTGGTGGTTCTGTTGTCCTGCTGTGTTCTTCAACTAAACCTGATCTTAAACTTCAAGATACTGATGTGCACTGGAGACACAATGACAGTGAGATTGTGTACGATATAGTTAAGGGTCAAGATTCAGTCACATTACAGCACCGCCAGTACAAGAACAGAGTTAAAACTTTCCCTGACGGGTATAACAGAGGAAACTTCTCCATCAAACTCATCAATCTCACTCACACAGATGCAGGAGAGTTCAGCTGCTTCATCATACACTCatctgattcagatcaggagatTGTACACCTGATCATCAAGGGTGTgtaa